Proteins encoded within one genomic window of Syntrophorhabdaceae bacterium:
- a CDS encoding Gfo/Idh/MocA family oxidoreductase, with protein MPLDERHTPLKVAIVGTGHMGKIHLGKLHAFKGVRVAGIVDIDTAVLSALSEKYHVPYYIDYKDVADGLNGVVITTPTDTHYPIAKSFMEKGIHVFVEKPVTLSAGQAKRLVSLAAEKGLTFQVGHLERFNPAFRRARKLIRAPLAIEACRISPFTGRSTDVDVILDLMIHDLDLVLSLIR; from the coding sequence ATGCCGTTAGACGAAAGGCATACGCCGTTAAAAGTGGCCATAGTCGGAACGGGGCATATGGGGAAGATACACCTCGGCAAATTACATGCCTTCAAAGGCGTCCGGGTCGCCGGGATCGTCGACATCGATACGGCGGTGTTATCGGCGCTGTCAGAGAAATATCATGTACCGTATTATATTGACTACAAGGACGTTGCCGACGGGCTGAACGGCGTTGTTATTACGACCCCGACAGATACACATTATCCCATTGCAAAATCGTTCATGGAAAAAGGTATACATGTCTTCGTCGAAAAACCGGTCACCCTTTCCGCAGGTCAGGCCAAAAGGCTGGTAAGTCTTGCAGCAGAAAAGGGTCTTACTTTCCAGGTCGGCCACCTTGAGAGGTTCAACCCGGCATTCAGGAGGGCGCGGAAGCTTATCCGGGCGCCTCTTGCCATAGAGGCGTGCAGGATAAGTCCCTTTACCGGGAGGTCAACGGATGTGGATGTCATTCTCGACCTCATGATCCATGATCTTGACCTTGTCCTTTCTCTCATCAGGGA
- the lpxA gene encoding acyl-ACP--UDP-N-acetylglucosamine O-acyltransferase, which translates to MIHPTAIIHKNAGIDNDVDIGPYCIVDEKVTIRKGTKLLGHVVVQGNTTIGEGCTISPFASIGGPPQDISYNGEDTILKIGNNNIIKEYVTINKGTVHGSGITEVGNNNFIMAYAHIAHDCKVGSNIIMANCATLAGHVEVADFVIFAGLCAVHQFCRIGKFAFISGITGAPKDVPPFMIAAGSRAELYGLNVVGLERHGFTKEEILQLKKAYRILFRSSLPLTTSLKVIQEELKGEHIDELIHFIQSSKRGICR; encoded by the coding sequence TTGATACACCCTACCGCAATCATCCATAAAAATGCCGGGATCGATAATGACGTCGATATAGGCCCCTATTGCATTGTTGATGAAAAGGTAACAATCCGGAAAGGCACAAAACTTCTGGGACACGTAGTAGTACAGGGGAATACAACAATAGGTGAAGGCTGCACCATCAGTCCTTTCGCCTCCATCGGTGGTCCTCCCCAGGACATCAGTTACAATGGGGAAGATACCATATTGAAGATAGGTAATAACAACATCATTAAGGAATATGTCACCATCAATAAAGGCACTGTTCACGGCAGCGGCATAACAGAAGTAGGCAACAATAATTTCATCATGGCCTACGCACACATTGCGCATGATTGCAAGGTAGGCAGCAACATTATCATGGCGAACTGCGCTACCCTCGCAGGACATGTCGAGGTCGCGGATTTTGTAATCTTTGCCGGTCTTTGCGCAGTGCATCAGTTCTGCAGGATCGGAAAATTCGCATTTATCAGCGGTATCACAGGGGCGCCCAAGGATGTCCCCCCTTTCATGATCGCAGCGGGAAGCAGGGCCGAACTTTACGGCCTCAATGTTGTTGGTCTTGAGCGACATGGCTTCACCAAAGAAGAGATCTTGCAGTTAAAAAAGGCATACAGGATCCTTTTCAGGTCTTCTCTCCCCCTCACCACATCACTGAAGGTTATCCAGGAAGAGTTAAAGGGGGAACATATAGACGAGCTCATACATTTTATTCAATCATCGAAGAGAGGCATATGCCGTTAG